A region of Salvelinus alpinus chromosome 24, SLU_Salpinus.1, whole genome shotgun sequence DNA encodes the following proteins:
- the LOC139552021 gene encoding F-box/WD repeat-containing protein 2-like isoform X2: MEKAAFEGWLESVSASFLTLSDQQRNQSLDQLISLSGAVQLRHLSNGLEALLKRDFLRLLPLELTFYLLHWLDPQTLLTCCLVCKQWNKVISACTEVWQGVCRDLGWRIDDSIQDASHWKGIYLKAKLRMMQLKDQEAFETSSLIGHSARVYALYYKDGLLCTVFSVDYKDDLDTLVSGSADFSVKVWSLSAGACLNTLTGHTEWVTKVILQKSEVESMVHCPGDYILLSADKYEIKIWPIGREINCKCLKTLSVSEDRSVCLQPRLQFDGRYVVCSSDLGVYQWDFASFDILRVIKTQDPANLSLLSFGEVFSLLFDTDFLYVMDLRTEKISGRWPLPAYRKSKRGSSFLPGVTSWLNGLDGRNDSGLVFATSMPDHSIHLVLWKENR; this comes from the exons ATGGAGAAGGCGGCCTTTGAGGGGTGGCTGGAGTCGGTCTCCGCCTCTTTCCTTACACTGAGCGACCAGCAGCGCAACCAGTCCCTGGACCAACTCATCTCGCTGAGCGGTGCAGTCCAGCTGCGGCACCTGTCCAACGGACTGGAGGCGCTGCTCAAGCGGGACTTCCTGCGACTGCTGCCCCTGGAGCTCACCTTCTACTTGCTGCACTGGCTCGACCCGCAGACCCTGCTAACCTGCTGCCTGGTGTGCAAGCAGTGGAATAAG GTGATCAGTGCGTGCACGGAGGTGTGGCAGGGTGTGTGCCGGGACCTGGGCTGGCGCATCGATGACTCCATCCAGGATGCGTCGCACTGGAAGGGTATCTACCTCAAGGCCAAACTGCGCATGATGCAGTTGAAGGACCAGGAGGCCTTTGAGACCTCGTCGCTCATCGGGCACAGTGCGCGCGTCTACGCCCTCTACTACAAGGACGGCCTTCTCTGCACAG TGTTCAGCGTGGACTACAAGGATGACCTGGACACGCTGGTGAGCGGCTCGGCCGACTTCTCTGTGAAGGTGTGGTCCCTGTCGGCAGGCGCCTGCCTCAACACCCTCACGGGACATACTGAGTGGGTCACCAAG GTGATTCTTCAGAAGAGTGAAGTAGAATCCATGGTACACTGTCCTGGCGACTACATTCTGTTGAGTGCTGACAAATATGAAATAAAG ATTTGGCCTATAGGCAGGGAAATCAACTGCAAGTGCTTGAAGACCTTGTCTGTGTCAGAGGACCGTAGTGTGTGTCTGCAGCCTCGCCTGCAGTTTGACGGCCGCTATGTCGTTTGTAGCTCGGACCTGGGGGTCTACCAGTGGGACTTTGCCAGCTTCGATATCCTCAG GGTCATCAAAACGCAGGACCCCGCCAACCTTTCCCTGCTCAGCTTCGGCGAGGTGTTCTCGCTCCTCTTCGACACCGACTTCCTGTATGTCATGGACCTGAGGACAGAAAAGATATCGGGTCGTTGGCCTCTGCCTGCCTACAGGAAGTCCAAACGAGGTTCCAGCTTCCTGCCGGGAGTCACCTCCTGGCTCAATGGGCTGGATGGGCGAAATGACTCTGGCCTCGTGTTCGCCACGAGCATGCCTGACCATAGCATTCACTTGGTTCTGTGGAAAGAAAACCGATAA
- the LOC139552021 gene encoding F-box/WD repeat-containing protein 2-like isoform X1, with product MEKAAFEGWLESVSASFLTLSDQQRNQSLDQLISLSGAVQLRHLSNGLEALLKRDFLRLLPLELTFYLLHWLDPQTLLTCCLVCKQWNKVISACTEVWQGVCRDLGWRIDDSIQDASHWKGIYLKAKLRMMQLKDQEAFETSSLIGHSARVYALYYKDGLLCTGSDDLSAKLWDVRTGQCIYGIQTHTCATVKFDEQKLVTGSFDNTIACWEWSTGAKIQQFRGHTGAVFSVDYKDDLDTLVSGSADFSVKVWSLSAGACLNTLTGHTEWVTKVILQKSEVESMVHCPGDYILLSADKYEIKIWPIGREINCKCLKTLSVSEDRSVCLQPRLQFDGRYVVCSSDLGVYQWDFASFDILRVIKTQDPANLSLLSFGEVFSLLFDTDFLYVMDLRTEKISGRWPLPAYRKSKRGSSFLPGVTSWLNGLDGRNDSGLVFATSMPDHSIHLVLWKENR from the exons ATGGAGAAGGCGGCCTTTGAGGGGTGGCTGGAGTCGGTCTCCGCCTCTTTCCTTACACTGAGCGACCAGCAGCGCAACCAGTCCCTGGACCAACTCATCTCGCTGAGCGGTGCAGTCCAGCTGCGGCACCTGTCCAACGGACTGGAGGCGCTGCTCAAGCGGGACTTCCTGCGACTGCTGCCCCTGGAGCTCACCTTCTACTTGCTGCACTGGCTCGACCCGCAGACCCTGCTAACCTGCTGCCTGGTGTGCAAGCAGTGGAATAAG GTGATCAGTGCGTGCACGGAGGTGTGGCAGGGTGTGTGCCGGGACCTGGGCTGGCGCATCGATGACTCCATCCAGGATGCGTCGCACTGGAAGGGTATCTACCTCAAGGCCAAACTGCGCATGATGCAGTTGAAGGACCAGGAGGCCTTTGAGACCTCGTCGCTCATCGGGCACAGTGCGCGCGTCTACGCCCTCTACTACAAGGACGGCCTTCTCTGCACAG GCTCTGATGACCTTTCTGCCAAACTGTGGGACGTCCGCACAGGGCAGTGCATCTATGGCATTCAGACGCACACCTGCGCCACAGTGAAGTTTGACGAGCAGAAGCTGGTGACTGGGTCCTTTGACAACACTATCGCCTGCTGGGAGTGGAGCACAGGTGCCAAGATCCAGCAGTTCCGTGGGCACACGGGTGCAG TGTTCAGCGTGGACTACAAGGATGACCTGGACACGCTGGTGAGCGGCTCGGCCGACTTCTCTGTGAAGGTGTGGTCCCTGTCGGCAGGCGCCTGCCTCAACACCCTCACGGGACATACTGAGTGGGTCACCAAG GTGATTCTTCAGAAGAGTGAAGTAGAATCCATGGTACACTGTCCTGGCGACTACATTCTGTTGAGTGCTGACAAATATGAAATAAAG ATTTGGCCTATAGGCAGGGAAATCAACTGCAAGTGCTTGAAGACCTTGTCTGTGTCAGAGGACCGTAGTGTGTGTCTGCAGCCTCGCCTGCAGTTTGACGGCCGCTATGTCGTTTGTAGCTCGGACCTGGGGGTCTACCAGTGGGACTTTGCCAGCTTCGATATCCTCAG GGTCATCAAAACGCAGGACCCCGCCAACCTTTCCCTGCTCAGCTTCGGCGAGGTGTTCTCGCTCCTCTTCGACACCGACTTCCTGTATGTCATGGACCTGAGGACAGAAAAGATATCGGGTCGTTGGCCTCTGCCTGCCTACAGGAAGTCCAAACGAGGTTCCAGCTTCCTGCCGGGAGTCACCTCCTGGCTCAATGGGCTGGATGGGCGAAATGACTCTGGCCTCGTGTTCGCCACGAGCATGCCTGACCATAGCATTCACTTGGTTCTGTGGAAAGAAAACCGATAA